One Tunturibacter gelidoferens genomic region harbors:
- a CDS encoding F0F1 ATP synthase subunit gamma, whose translation MANVLDLRRRIRSVKNTRQITKAMKMVSAAKLRRAQERAMQARPYAQMLINVLESLVRRTDIYNEQTGEILHPLLIEREEKNVLVVVIAGDKGFAGGFNSNVGKAAQKFIDTRVARGQNIDLEPIGKKAIGFYKRKFPAANYEKTEEHYDNDLAIHYDTIRHRAAQIEVAAEHPDLLVKTEFEAVSKLAHSIIERYERSEIDSVYLVYNEFKSVLQQRIVVEKLLPIVELGAHNVESSLEPTQEERDAAVRAAQSEGISVHVPEASEMEEEAKKFGTADVDYIFDQSPERLFRHLMPRYVTTVIFHALLESTAAEHAARMTATDAATKNAGDLIDSLSLTMNRVRQAAITKEIIEIVSGAAAL comes from the coding sequence ATGGCAAACGTACTCGATTTACGGCGTCGCATCCGCAGTGTGAAGAACACGCGGCAGATCACGAAAGCCATGAAGATGGTTTCGGCGGCTAAGCTGCGCCGCGCGCAGGAGCGTGCCATGCAGGCTCGGCCCTACGCGCAGATGCTGATCAACGTGCTGGAGTCCCTGGTACGCCGCACCGATATCTACAACGAGCAGACCGGCGAGATTCTTCATCCTTTGTTGATTGAGCGTGAAGAGAAGAACGTACTTGTCGTTGTGATTGCCGGTGACAAGGGATTTGCAGGCGGTTTCAACTCCAATGTGGGGAAGGCAGCGCAGAAGTTCATCGATACTCGCGTAGCGAGAGGACAGAACATCGATCTTGAGCCCATTGGCAAGAAGGCGATTGGCTTCTACAAGAGAAAGTTTCCAGCGGCGAACTACGAGAAGACCGAAGAGCACTACGACAACGATCTCGCAATCCACTACGATACGATCCGTCATCGTGCAGCACAGATCGAAGTTGCGGCGGAGCATCCGGACCTGCTGGTTAAAACCGAATTTGAGGCTGTCTCCAAGCTGGCGCACTCGATCATCGAACGTTACGAACGGTCGGAGATTGACTCTGTTTATCTCGTCTACAACGAGTTCAAGTCGGTGCTGCAGCAGAGGATCGTCGTAGAAAAGCTGCTGCCGATTGTCGAGCTTGGAGCTCACAACGTTGAGTCTTCCCTGGAGCCTACCCAGGAGGAGCGCGATGCTGCTGTTCGGGCGGCGCAATCGGAAGGCATCAGCGTTCACGTGCCCGAAGCCAGCGAGATGGAAGAAGAAGCCAAGAAATTTGGCACCGCCGATGTCGACTACATCTTCGACCAGTCGCCGGAGAGACTCTTCCGGCATCTGATGCCTCGTTATGTGACGACGGTGATCTTTCATGCTTTGCTGGAGTCTACTGCTGCGGAACACGCAGCGCGCATGACGGCAACCGATGCTGCGACGAAAAATGCGGGCGATCTGATTGACAGCTTGAGCCTCACCATGAACCGCGTAAGGCAGGCAGCAATTACCAAAGAAATTATCGAGATTGTGAGTGGTGCGGCTGCCCTGTAA
- the atpA gene encoding F0F1 ATP synthase subunit alpha yields the protein MAQIKADEITELLRQQIENFEQRIQVDEVGTVISLGDGIARVHGLDKVMAGELIEFPHGVAGLAMNLDEDQVGAVLLGDYTEISEGDQVKRTGKIMSVPVGEALIGRVVNALGQPIDDKGPINTDKYLPVERLAPGVIDRQSVREPMATGIKAIDTMIPIGRGQRELLIGDRQTGKTAIALDTIINSAKNNLICIYCAVGQKRSSVAQVVQTLEEHGAMAYTIVVAATASEPAPMQYLAPFAATAMGEYFRDSGKHALVIYDDLSKHAASYREISLLLRRPPGREAYPGDVFYLHSRLLERSSKVSDKLGGGSLTALPIIETQAGDVSAYIPTNVISITDGQIFLETDLFNSGVRPAVNVGLSVSRVGFSAAIKATKQVGATLKLDLAQYRELAAFSQFGSDLDKVTQQQLNRGQRLTELLKQPQFQPLTAEKQVAILFAGVNGLLDDVEVSDLRAFEDGFYPYLESAQASILTDIATKKALDDDLKARLTAAIKEYKGNFLADRADKNQQQKETAAAK from the coding sequence ATGGCACAGATCAAGGCGGATGAGATAACGGAGCTGCTTCGCCAGCAGATTGAGAACTTCGAGCAGCGCATCCAGGTGGATGAAGTTGGAACGGTCATCTCGTTGGGGGACGGCATCGCGCGTGTACATGGCCTGGATAAAGTTATGGCCGGCGAGTTGATTGAGTTTCCGCACGGCGTTGCCGGACTCGCAATGAACCTCGATGAAGACCAGGTCGGCGCGGTGCTGCTGGGCGACTACACGGAGATCAGCGAAGGCGATCAGGTAAAGCGGACCGGGAAGATTATGTCGGTACCAGTGGGCGAGGCTTTGATCGGCCGCGTCGTGAATGCGCTGGGTCAGCCCATCGACGATAAAGGTCCGATCAACACGGACAAGTATCTGCCGGTAGAGCGGCTTGCTCCTGGCGTCATTGATCGTCAGTCGGTGCGTGAGCCGATGGCGACTGGTATCAAGGCGATCGATACGATGATTCCGATTGGCCGCGGCCAGCGCGAACTGTTGATCGGCGACCGGCAGACTGGCAAAACCGCGATTGCGCTCGACACGATCATCAATTCTGCCAAGAACAACCTGATCTGCATCTACTGTGCGGTTGGACAGAAGCGTTCTTCGGTAGCGCAAGTGGTACAGACGCTTGAAGAACATGGTGCGATGGCTTATACCATCGTCGTTGCTGCAACTGCCTCAGAGCCAGCGCCGATGCAGTATCTTGCTCCTTTTGCGGCGACCGCAATGGGCGAGTACTTCCGAGATAGCGGCAAGCATGCGCTGGTGATCTACGACGATCTTTCTAAGCATGCGGCAAGCTATCGCGAGATTTCTCTGTTGCTTCGTCGTCCTCCTGGACGTGAGGCGTACCCGGGCGACGTGTTCTATCTCCACTCACGTCTTCTGGAGCGCTCGTCGAAGGTTTCGGACAAGTTGGGTGGTGGTTCGCTGACAGCACTTCCGATTATCGAGACACAGGCTGGCGACGTTTCGGCTTACATTCCGACCAACGTGATCTCGATCACGGATGGACAGATCTTCCTTGAGACAGACTTGTTCAACTCGGGCGTGCGTCCTGCCGTCAACGTTGGTCTGTCTGTGTCGCGCGTGGGTTTCTCGGCGGCAATCAAGGCGACCAAGCAGGTGGGTGCAACGTTGAAGCTTGATCTGGCGCAGTATCGCGAGCTGGCTGCGTTCTCGCAGTTCGGTTCGGATCTGGATAAAGTAACGCAGCAGCAGCTCAACCGTGGACAACGTCTGACGGAGTTGCTAAAGCAGCCTCAGTTTCAGCCATTGACTGCGGAGAAGCAGGTTGCGATTCTTTTTGCTGGTGTGAACGGACTTCTGGACGATGTGGAAGTGAGCGATCTGCGTGCGTTCGAGGACGGATTCTATCCATACCTCGAGTCGGCGCAGGCTTCAATTCTTACAGACATCGCTACGAAGAAGGCTCTGGACGACGATTTGAAGGCTCGTTTGACCGCGGCGATCAAAGAGTACAAGGGCAACTTCCTGGCGGATCGCGCCGACAAGAACCAGCAACAGAAAGAGACGGCTGCGGCCAAGTAA
- a CDS encoding lactonase family protein: MERRGSLRRWTMAGAAMMLLGFTGCSGFFPPINNSGGGTGATGNQVYVLNQTTKSVSGFVVGTGTLTAVNSSPVALAISPFAEVVSPNDAFLYIAGQGSISLYLINANGSLSAPSGGAVQVAVTANSLAVSPDGQWLIALDSFTQQLDLFEINATTGALTAAAESPAAYSLHSGAGTWQPSMVRVSPDGTLIFAALGTAGDVVFTFNTTTGAAVQSQSLANVNASTGDYGLAVDPKTAYLYIARSGTSGGVGVYSIGSGGALNAVTGSPFAAGSGTFSVVLDGTGTYAYAANRTDGTISGYTIAAGTTPAALSLTPLSGSPYKSGTSVQSLGIDRTGKYLLGASQGGSPDLTMYSFDITTPGKLDPATSIATDADPAGAIAIALTH, from the coding sequence ATGGAACGACGGGGAAGCTTGCGGCGATGGACGATGGCGGGCGCTGCGATGATGTTGCTGGGCTTTACGGGGTGTTCGGGATTCTTTCCTCCGATCAATAACTCTGGTGGCGGTACCGGAGCGACCGGAAACCAGGTGTATGTGCTGAATCAGACGACGAAGTCTGTAAGTGGCTTCGTGGTGGGTACGGGGACCTTGACTGCGGTGAATAGCTCGCCGGTGGCGCTTGCGATATCGCCATTTGCAGAGGTTGTATCCCCAAACGATGCGTTTCTTTATATTGCAGGGCAAGGGTCAATCAGCTTGTACCTGATCAATGCCAACGGATCGTTGAGCGCTCCGAGCGGCGGCGCTGTGCAGGTTGCGGTGACTGCGAATTCACTGGCTGTTTCACCGGACGGCCAATGGTTAATTGCGCTGGACAGTTTTACGCAGCAGCTTGATCTCTTCGAGATCAACGCCACGACGGGTGCGCTGACGGCTGCGGCTGAGTCGCCTGCGGCTTATTCGCTTCATTCGGGAGCGGGAACGTGGCAGCCATCGATGGTGCGGGTGTCGCCGGATGGGACGCTGATCTTTGCTGCGCTTGGAACTGCGGGAGATGTCGTGTTTACGTTTAACACAACGACCGGCGCGGCTGTTCAGAGCCAGAGTCTAGCCAACGTGAATGCGAGCACTGGTGATTATGGGCTGGCGGTGGACCCGAAGACTGCCTATCTCTATATCGCGCGGAGTGGGACCAGCGGGGGAGTCGGAGTGTACTCCATTGGATCGGGAGGTGCCCTGAATGCGGTCACGGGGTCGCCGTTCGCAGCGGGGAGCGGAACCTTTTCGGTGGTGTTGGACGGTACCGGAACCTATGCTTACGCGGCAAACCGTACCGATGGCACGATCTCTGGATATACGATTGCAGCGGGGACTACGCCGGCGGCTTTGTCGTTGACACCGCTGAGCGGATCGCCCTATAAGAGCGGGACGTCGGTGCAGTCGCTGGGGATTGATCGAACCGGGAAGTATCTGCTGGGGGCGTCGCAAGGGGGCAGTCCGGATCTAACGATGTACAGCTTCGACATTACGACTCCGGGCAAACTCGATCCGGCAACCAGTATTGCTACAGATGCTGATCCTGCTGGGGCTATCGCGATCGCGCTGACTCACTAG
- a CDS encoding M28 family peptidase, with protein sequence MYSSKLLYFLPWAAILLTQTLPSTSQAQQSHSFDAAARQTVSLSTTLQQEVHADMNFLADDELHGRGSATRDEHIAALFVASQLQSLGLEPGGDNGTFLQKSALPDPLPARTQQRIAKFQDVPRKETWNAVAVLRGTTSPNEVILLTAHLDHLGIGPANSSGDTNYNGADDDASGTTAVLTLAHILATGPRPKRTIVFALFGSEELGGFGNRAFLAHPPVPLTSIVANLEFEMIGRPDPAVPAGTLWLTGFDRSNLGPELAKHGAHLVNDPHPKENFFRRSDNYALAQQGIIAQTVSSYGLHKDYHQPSDEIRTIDFTHMTNAIASMVNPIRWLADSTWRPEWNPGRRPEANPTGPTP encoded by the coding sequence ATGTATTCCTCGAAGCTCTTATATTTTCTGCCCTGGGCCGCGATTCTGTTGACACAAACTCTTCCCTCCACATCACAAGCACAGCAGTCTCACTCCTTCGACGCAGCAGCCCGGCAAACAGTATCGCTCTCTACCACGCTGCAACAGGAAGTTCACGCAGATATGAACTTTCTCGCCGACGATGAACTTCACGGCCGCGGCTCAGCCACGCGCGACGAGCACATCGCCGCCCTCTTCGTCGCCTCACAGCTTCAATCCCTCGGCCTCGAACCCGGCGGAGATAATGGAACCTTCCTCCAGAAATCCGCCCTTCCCGATCCTCTGCCCGCAAGAACCCAGCAACGTATAGCAAAATTTCAGGACGTCCCACGCAAAGAGACTTGGAACGCCGTCGCCGTCCTTCGCGGCACTACCTCACCCAACGAGGTCATCCTTCTCACAGCGCATCTCGACCATCTGGGCATAGGTCCCGCCAACAGCTCCGGCGACACCAACTACAACGGAGCCGATGACGACGCATCCGGCACCACCGCCGTGCTGACCCTGGCCCACATTCTCGCCACAGGTCCACGCCCGAAGCGCACTATCGTCTTCGCACTCTTCGGCTCCGAGGAACTCGGCGGCTTCGGCAACCGCGCCTTCCTTGCCCATCCGCCGGTACCGCTCACCAGCATCGTCGCCAACCTCGAGTTCGAGATGATCGGTCGACCCGACCCGGCAGTACCCGCTGGAACCCTCTGGCTCACCGGCTTCGACCGCTCCAACCTTGGCCCCGAGCTTGCAAAACACGGTGCCCATCTGGTCAACGACCCTCACCCCAAAGAAAACTTCTTCCGCCGTTCCGATAACTACGCGCTCGCCCAGCAAGGCATCATCGCCCAAACCGTCTCCAGTTACGGCCTGCACAAGGATTACCACCAGCCCAGCGACGAGATCCGCACCATCGACTTCACCCACATGACCAACGCCATCGCCTCCATGGTCAATCCCATCCGCTGGCTGGCCGACTCCACCTGGAGACCCGAATGGAACCCAGGCCGCAGACCCGAAGCCAATCCCACGGGCCCAACACCTTAA
- the hflX gene encoding GTPase HflX, with the protein MHHGRVVLSQAERAVLVAVQFTGERRKLTAAARLARTAAAVSAGTALETVDLSATPKATVDLDFDSSLAEFEELARSAGAEVAATLIQRRPRPDPATLVGQGKLEEIEGVIASTGADLVLFDHDLSPSQLRNLEAKLPCRVIDRTQLILDIFARHARTREGQLQVELAQLEYQLPRLAGRGKSMSQLGGGIGTRGPGETQLETDRRKINLRIDHVKEQLESVRRIRRQQRQRREAVPVPVVALVGYTNAGKSTLFNALTEAGVLESSRMFATLDPKLRQLTLPSRRKILLSDTVGFIRNLPHTLVTSFRATLEEVERAELLLHIRDASSPMVDEQKMQVEKVLAELDVSNKPVIEVLNKIDLVGSDGGMPMGAPGSIAVSGLKKLGLDHLLGAIDAALVVDPLIEMQFRLPQSEGAVMAALEAGAVVEGKRFEGNLAYVTARGPASLLNRFRRFHERVG; encoded by the coding sequence ATGCACCATGGGCGGGTAGTCCTGTCCCAGGCGGAACGCGCGGTTCTGGTTGCCGTGCAATTTACTGGTGAGCGACGCAAGCTGACTGCGGCGGCGAGGCTGGCAAGGACCGCGGCTGCGGTTTCGGCTGGTACTGCGCTGGAGACCGTCGATCTGTCCGCGACACCAAAGGCGACAGTTGACCTTGATTTCGATTCTTCTTTGGCTGAGTTTGAAGAGCTTGCGAGGAGTGCCGGGGCCGAAGTGGCTGCAACCCTGATTCAGCGGCGGCCAAGGCCGGATCCAGCGACACTTGTAGGACAGGGAAAGCTGGAGGAGATCGAAGGGGTGATTGCCTCGACGGGAGCGGATCTGGTGCTGTTTGATCATGATCTTTCTCCGTCGCAGTTGCGGAATCTGGAGGCGAAGCTGCCTTGCCGGGTCATCGATCGAACGCAGTTGATTCTGGATATCTTCGCGAGACATGCGCGGACGCGGGAAGGTCAGCTACAGGTAGAGCTGGCACAACTGGAGTATCAGCTGCCCCGGTTGGCTGGACGCGGGAAGTCGATGTCTCAACTGGGCGGCGGTATCGGGACCCGTGGACCGGGTGAGACACAACTGGAGACGGATCGAAGGAAGATCAATCTGCGAATTGATCATGTGAAAGAGCAGCTCGAGTCAGTGCGGCGAATTCGCCGGCAACAGAGGCAGAGGAGAGAGGCGGTTCCGGTGCCGGTGGTGGCGCTGGTCGGCTATACCAACGCAGGGAAGAGCACACTCTTCAACGCTCTGACAGAGGCGGGAGTGCTGGAGTCTTCGCGAATGTTCGCTACGCTCGATCCCAAGCTAAGGCAGTTGACGCTGCCTTCGCGGAGGAAGATTTTGCTGTCAGATACGGTAGGGTTTATCCGCAATCTGCCCCACACGCTGGTTACGAGTTTTCGGGCTACGCTGGAGGAAGTAGAGCGAGCGGAGCTGCTGCTGCATATTCGCGATGCGTCGAGTCCAATGGTGGATGAGCAGAAGATGCAGGTTGAGAAGGTGTTGGCCGAGCTGGATGTTTCGAATAAGCCTGTGATCGAAGTGTTGAACAAGATTGACCTGGTCGGGAGCGACGGTGGTATGCCTATGGGAGCGCCGGGAAGCATCGCAGTCTCCGGCTTGAAAAAGCTCGGGCTGGACCATTTGCTGGGTGCGATCGATGCTGCATTAGTTGTGGATCCACTGATTGAGATGCAGTTTCGTCTGCCGCAGTCGGAGGGAGCTGTGATGGCCGCTCTGGAGGCGGGTGCGGTGGTGGAGGGAAAGCGGTTCGAGGGAAATCTGGCGTACGTTACGGCGCGAGGGCCAGCTTCTCTGCTGAACCGGTTCAGAAGATTCCACGAGCGGGTGGGCTGA
- a CDS encoding ATP synthase F0 subunit B encodes MDQILNQLGGLVLGSVPTIVLFILLVAAYGLLVRRPLDRVLAERRARTSGAIEQARRSIAAAEAETAAYEERLRNARIEIFQMRDKKLKQWNAEREAALAQVRQHTQDRVHGAKQEIAQSAHEARLQIAEMSEELSSRILNAVLPAGVHATEVAQ; translated from the coding sequence ATGGATCAGATACTGAATCAACTCGGTGGACTTGTGCTCGGCTCTGTGCCGACGATTGTTCTATTCATTCTGTTGGTGGCAGCTTATGGGCTGCTTGTCCGGCGCCCGTTGGATCGGGTGCTGGCAGAGCGGCGGGCACGTACCTCAGGCGCAATCGAACAGGCTCGAAGGTCGATCGCCGCTGCTGAGGCGGAGACCGCGGCCTACGAAGAAAGGCTGCGCAACGCCAGGATCGAGATCTTTCAGATGCGCGATAAGAAACTGAAGCAGTGGAATGCGGAGCGTGAGGCGGCACTTGCGCAGGTTCGTCAGCATACACAGGATCGAGTTCATGGAGCTAAGCAGGAGATTGCGCAGAGCGCCCATGAGGCGCGGCTCCAGATTGCAGAAATGAGCGAAGAGTTAAGCTCGCGCATTCTCAACGCGGTGCTTCCGGCTGGCGTTCATGCGACGGAGGTTGCACAGTGA
- the hfq gene encoding RNA chaperone Hfq has translation MESKPAQNIQDTFLNTVRKDKSPITIYLVSGVKLTGKIRSFDKYSVLLENNSQEQLIFKHAISTVVSGRAGAHGDVRSDAKPEVRAAVGSAPATSAPVPEATGTQGR, from the coding sequence ATGGAATCAAAGCCGGCACAGAACATTCAGGATACTTTTCTCAATACAGTGCGAAAAGACAAGAGTCCGATCACGATTTACCTGGTAAGCGGCGTGAAGCTAACAGGGAAGATTCGGTCGTTCGATAAATACTCGGTGTTGCTGGAGAACAATAGCCAGGAGCAACTAATCTTCAAGCATGCGATCTCGACTGTGGTGAGTGGGCGAGCGGGTGCGCATGGTGATGTGCGAAGTGACGCGAAGCCAGAGGTGCGGGCGGCGGTAGGTTCTGCCCCTGCTACAAGTGCACCGGTACCAGAGGCGACAGGGACACAAGGCCGTTAA
- the atpH gene encoding ATP synthase F1 subunit delta translates to MSVLSLRYAHAFASVAASAHLNAAAAQQQLGDFSGTLAGSHDLREVLMNPSIANEQKLRVLDAIAGRIGMFPQVRNFIAVIMDHQRLDELNEILSEYHVLADEQSNMAEAEITSARPLNDQDRAELEAQVAKLAGGRVRATYHQDATLLGGAVVRLGSTVYDGSIRGQLQQLKQKLVNA, encoded by the coding sequence ATGTCTGTCCTTTCGTTGCGATATGCACACGCGTTTGCGTCGGTTGCCGCTTCTGCTCACCTTAACGCAGCTGCGGCTCAACAGCAGCTAGGTGATTTCAGTGGAACGCTCGCCGGGAGCCATGATCTGCGGGAAGTGTTGATGAATCCTTCGATCGCGAATGAGCAAAAGTTGAGAGTGCTCGATGCGATTGCCGGACGCATTGGGATGTTCCCGCAGGTGCGGAACTTTATTGCCGTGATTATGGATCATCAGCGCCTCGATGAGTTGAACGAGATTCTCAGTGAGTACCATGTCCTTGCCGACGAGCAATCCAACATGGCTGAGGCGGAGATTACGAGTGCACGGCCTCTGAACGACCAGGATCGTGCGGAGCTCGAGGCTCAGGTTGCGAAGCTTGCAGGGGGACGCGTTCGGGCTACCTATCACCAGGATGCAACCTTGTTGGGTGGGGCTGTGGTGCGACTTGGTTCCACCGTCTATGACGGGTCGATCCGGGGACAGTTGCAGCAGTTGAAGCAGAAGCTTGTGAACGCGTAG
- a CDS encoding DegT/DnrJ/EryC1/StrS family aminotransferase — MADVTIRDPQPVPMLDFSRQFAILRQEILDSIEAVCASQHFILGPQVTSFEHAAALACAVPHAIGCASGTDAIWLALAAANIGPGDAVITTPFSFFATVSAILRCGATPLLADIDPATFNLSAASVEEVLRSTVGKNVKAVLPVHLYGQCADWDAFAALKRNHNLLLIEDAAQAFGATWNSVPAGALGDAAAFSFYPTKNLSAMGDAGLVTTTSAAIDDHARVLRAHGMRRRYYHDEIGWNSRLDSIQAAVLEVKLRYLPKWNQQRRDHAARYDQLFHAANLTASNVSEGIVLPITDPRAGHVFHQYVIRTSRRDELRQYLAERKIGSEIYYPVPLHLQTSLSQLGYKQGDFPISEAAAHEVLALPMYPELREDEQQTVVDTIATFYA, encoded by the coding sequence ATGGCAGATGTGACCATCCGCGATCCGCAACCCGTTCCAATGCTTGACTTCTCCCGCCAGTTTGCCATCCTCCGACAGGAGATCCTCGACTCCATCGAAGCAGTCTGTGCCTCGCAACACTTTATCCTCGGACCCCAGGTCACCAGCTTCGAGCACGCCGCCGCCCTCGCCTGCGCTGTCCCTCACGCCATTGGCTGCGCGAGCGGTACCGACGCCATCTGGCTCGCCCTCGCAGCCGCGAACATCGGCCCCGGCGACGCAGTCATCACAACCCCCTTCAGCTTCTTCGCCACGGTCAGCGCGATCCTCCGCTGCGGCGCCACACCTCTGCTGGCCGACATCGACCCCGCCACCTTCAATCTCTCTGCCGCCTCGGTCGAAGAGGTGCTCCGCTCCACCGTGGGCAAAAACGTCAAAGCTGTCCTCCCTGTTCACCTCTACGGCCAGTGCGCCGACTGGGACGCGTTCGCCGCACTGAAACGAAACCACAACCTCCTGCTCATCGAAGACGCCGCCCAGGCCTTCGGAGCCACATGGAACAGCGTCCCAGCTGGAGCACTAGGAGACGCAGCCGCCTTCAGCTTTTACCCCACAAAGAATCTAAGCGCCATGGGAGACGCCGGCCTCGTCACCACCACGTCCGCCGCAATCGACGACCACGCCCGCGTCCTTCGCGCCCACGGTATGCGCCGCCGTTACTATCACGACGAGATCGGCTGGAACTCCCGCCTCGACTCCATTCAAGCCGCCGTCCTCGAGGTCAAGCTCCGCTACCTACCCAAATGGAACCAACAGCGCCGCGACCACGCCGCCCGCTACGACCAGCTTTTCCATGCAGCGAACCTCACCGCATCCAACGTCAGCGAAGGCATCGTTCTACCGATCACCGACCCGCGCGCCGGCCACGTCTTCCACCAGTACGTCATCCGCACCTCTCGTCGCGACGAACTCCGCCAATATCTCGCAGAGCGCAAGATCGGCAGCGAAATTTACTACCCCGTCCCGCTTCACCTGCAAACCAGCCTCTCTCAACTCGGCTACAAGCAGGGTGACTTCCCCATCAGCGAAGCCGCCGCCCACGAGGTCCTCGCACTTCCTATGTACCCCGAGCTACGCGAAGACGAGCAGCAGACTGTAGTCGACACCATCGCCACCTTCTACGCCTGA
- a CDS encoding ATP synthase F0 subunit B, with product MKTSFVKRLLPVVILIGFLFAPTCQVKAQDASVPSANAGQQAPEAQSPEKSQQEEDENDKYLHSPMVRALGAKVGLNAEQAATAFTVANFVVLAGLVGWFLAKTLPKTFRDRNTSIQKQLVDARSATEDANARLSSVEGRLSKLDGEIAAMRAQAEKDSALDERRIAASVEEEKQKILAAAEQEITAATALAQRQIQQYAAELAIEQAARKLVVTAETDRLLVQSFAQRLTGDDSKKGQN from the coding sequence GTGAAGACTTCCTTTGTAAAGAGGCTTTTGCCCGTTGTTATTTTGATTGGTTTTCTATTTGCGCCGACCTGCCAGGTGAAGGCGCAGGATGCAAGTGTTCCGAGCGCAAACGCCGGACAGCAGGCACCTGAGGCGCAGTCGCCGGAGAAGAGTCAGCAGGAAGAAGATGAGAACGACAAGTATCTCCATTCGCCCATGGTGCGTGCTCTCGGGGCGAAGGTTGGCTTGAACGCTGAGCAGGCGGCCACGGCGTTTACGGTTGCCAACTTTGTGGTCCTCGCTGGGCTCGTGGGGTGGTTCCTGGCAAAGACCTTGCCAAAGACGTTTCGCGATCGGAACACGTCGATTCAGAAGCAGCTTGTTGACGCGCGTTCGGCGACCGAAGATGCCAATGCCCGGCTGAGCAGTGTGGAAGGTCGTCTGAGTAAGCTCGACGGTGAAATCGCCGCGATGCGCGCCCAGGCAGAGAAGGATTCAGCGCTTGATGAGCGGCGCATCGCTGCGAGCGTGGAAGAGGAGAAGCAGAAGATTTTAGCGGCTGCGGAGCAGGAGATCACAGCCGCGACGGCTCTTGCGCAGCGACAGATTCAGCAGTATGCGGCAGAACTTGCTATCGAACAGGCAGCACGCAAGCTGGTAGTAACGGCGGAGACTGACCGTCTGCTGGTGCAGAGTTTTGCGCAGCGGCTGACGGGCGACGATTCAAAGAAAGGGCAAAACTAA
- a CDS encoding SH3 domain-containing protein, with protein sequence MAVSVLLVAGVSGCSRLRPKPAAQYVYVTAKQTFLRDRVAAVSNRTATVENGDRLEVLDRGRRFVKVQTAKGEQGWIDEKVVATQDIFDQFEKLKQDHKADPVVASAVVRDEVYMHAKPGRDTERFFRLAEGEKLKLLARATLAKPLPPGTRVAKAAPVPSPVATTTGSGEKALATAAPTIPEEPAPPAMEDWWLVRDSKGDTGWLFSRMMDVDAPDAITRYSEGQRIVGSYVLTKVNDPEAEQDDKNIPIYVTVLSPYKAGLTYDFDQVRVFTWNIKKHRYETGFRDRNIEGYLPVTVTMATDPYGKSPTATTPAPTFSYRVLSDEAGPVVPDPVTGAIVPGKTVVKTYRLEGNLVRRVIQPGTTAAGEAHPQPVSDKKKAAAAKGGKGKKKR encoded by the coding sequence GTGGCGGTTTCGGTGCTTTTGGTGGCTGGGGTGAGCGGGTGCTCGCGGCTGCGGCCTAAGCCCGCGGCACAGTATGTGTATGTGACGGCGAAGCAGACGTTTCTGCGTGACCGCGTGGCGGCAGTGTCGAACCGCACAGCTACGGTGGAGAATGGGGATCGGCTCGAGGTACTGGACCGCGGGCGGCGGTTTGTGAAGGTACAAACAGCCAAGGGGGAGCAGGGTTGGATCGATGAGAAAGTCGTTGCGACCCAGGATATTTTCGACCAGTTTGAAAAGCTGAAGCAGGATCACAAGGCTGATCCAGTGGTTGCGTCTGCGGTGGTGCGGGACGAGGTTTATATGCATGCGAAGCCTGGCCGCGACACGGAGAGATTCTTCCGGCTGGCGGAAGGCGAAAAGCTGAAACTGCTGGCTCGAGCTACGTTGGCCAAGCCTTTGCCGCCGGGAACGCGGGTGGCGAAGGCTGCACCTGTTCCAAGTCCAGTTGCCACGACGACCGGTTCTGGGGAAAAGGCTCTTGCGACTGCTGCTCCGACCATTCCGGAAGAACCTGCGCCACCGGCGATGGAAGATTGGTGGCTGGTTCGTGACTCGAAGGGCGACACGGGTTGGCTCTTTAGCAGGATGATGGATGTGGATGCTCCCGATGCAATCACGCGGTACTCCGAAGGGCAGCGGATCGTCGGTTCGTATGTTCTGACTAAAGTTAATGACCCGGAGGCGGAGCAGGATGACAAGAACATTCCGATCTATGTGACGGTGTTGAGCCCATATAAAGCAGGGCTAACCTATGACTTCGATCAGGTTCGAGTCTTTACTTGGAATATAAAGAAGCATCGCTACGAGACTGGCTTTCGCGACAGAAATATCGAGGGGTATCTGCCGGTTACGGTGACGATGGCGACAGATCCTTATGGGAAGTCGCCTACGGCTACTACGCCGGCGCCCACCTTCTCGTATCGAGTGCTGTCGGATGAGGCGGGGCCGGTCGTTCCGGATCCTGTGACCGGAGCGATTGTGCCGGGGAAGACAGTGGTGAAGACTTATCGGCTGGAGGGCAACTTGGTGCGGCGGGTCATTCAGCCGGGGACGACTGCGGCGGGAGAGGCCCATCCACAGCCGGTGTCGGACAAAAAGAAGGCTGCCGCTGCGAAGGGTGGCAAAGGAAAGAAGAAGCGGTAG